Proteins from a single region of Apium graveolens cultivar Ventura chromosome 7, ASM990537v1, whole genome shotgun sequence:
- the LOC141672739 gene encoding mechanosensitive ion channel protein 10-like isoform X2 codes for MDANGKNKNRREISMTDSYKSSEVVVMVSGEERDANSSPHRVSDDLPIGNVKFASTSSPSHENARFSPSPNRLPKIPTKETIIRRKSLSRSVYSKPKSRFGEQPVSVDLNMFEESRSLMPEQMNSSGNSPIINPSSASPNNKVVSANNSFRDIMMRNVSITTPRTPLMASARRVDEDEEIYKKVSTQNKLKYKKVKIKVLIEWLVFLLILGNLIACLTIDKLHHTTIWGLEIWKWCLLVMVIFSGLLFSAWFMHFVVLLVELNFLLRKKVLYFVHGLKRSARVCLWLTLVLITWLSLFNHAIKRSKSAGKVLFYITWTIVSLLIGSVLWLLKTLVLKMLASSFHVTTFFDRIQESIFHQYVLQVLSGPPLLESAEMLQRTNTAQFSFRRTNKDNQGRKKTKTAVIDIHKLHKMKQGKVSAWTMKMLVDVISNKGLSTISDALDESDFDGNAEQTDKEITSEMEAIAAAYHIFKNVAQSDCLYIDELDLRRFMIKEEVDYVFPLIDVAETGQIDKKALTEWVVKVYNGRKALAHALNDTKTAVKQLNTLLTGILIIMMSIVWLLLVEIATTKVLLFFSSQLVAAAFLFGNTCKTIFEAIIFVFVMHPFDVGDRCVVDGVQMVVEEMNILTTVFLRFDNEKIYYPNSVLATKAISNFYRSPDMGDSLEFSIDFMTPVEKIGDLKEKILKYLERTPQYWHPNHNLVVKEIENVNKIKMALFFNHTINFQDFPEKSRRRSELVIEIKKIFDELNIRYNLLPQEIHLALRDEATTVL; via the exons ATGGATGCAAATGGTAAGAATAAAAATAGGAGAGAAATAAGTATGACTGATAGCTATAAAAGCAGTGAAGTTGTTGTAATGGTCTCTGGTGAAGAAAGAGATGCAAATAGTTCGCCACATAGAGTTTCAGATGATTTGCCTATTGGAAATGTGAAGTTTGCATCAACTAGTTCTCCTTCCCATGAAAATGCTAGGTTTAGTCCAAGTCCGAATAGACTTCCCAAAATCCCCACAAAAGAAACCATAATACGACGAAAATCGCTTTCCAGATCAGTGTACTCAAAACCTAAATCAAGATTTGGAGAACAACCAGTGTCTGTTGATTTGAATATGTTTGAAGAAAGTAGATCATTGATGCCAGAGCAGATGAATTCAAGCGGTAATTCACCTATTATAAACCCGTCAAGTGCTTCCCCCAACAATAAAGTGGTTTCTGCTAATAATTCTTTCAGAGACATAATGATGAGGAATGTGTCTATAACTACTCCGAGGACGCCTTTGATGGCTTCTGCAAGAAGAGtggatgaagatgaagagatTTACAAAAAGGTCAGTACTCAAAACAAGTTGAAGTACAAGAAGGTCAAAATTAAGGTTTTGATTGAATGGCTAGTCTTTCTGTTAATTTTGGGGAATTTGATTGCTTGCCTGACTATCGATAAGTTACACCATACAACTATATGGGGTTTGGAGATATGGAAATGGTGTCTTCTAGTAATGGTAATCTTTTCTGGTTTGTTGTTCTCTGCCTGGTTTATGCATTTCGTTGTTCTGTTGGTTGAACTGAACTTTTTGTTAAGAAAGAAGGTGTTATATTTTGTCCACGGTCTAAAGAGGAGTGCTCGGGTTTGTCTGTGGTTGACTTTGGTTCTTATAACTTGGCTTTCATTGTTCAATCATGCGATTAAGCGGTCAAAAAGTGCCGGAAAGGTTCTGTTTTATATTACCTGGACCATTGTTTCCCTGCTCATTGGTTCAGTCTTGTGGCTTCTGAAGACATTGGTCCTTAAAATGTTGGCATCGTCTTTTCACGTTACCACATTTTTTGATAGAATTCAGGAATCAATTTTTCATCAGTATGTTCTCCAGGTCCTCTCAGGGCCTCCCCTTCTGGAATCAGCAGAAATGCTCCAAAGAACAAATACTGCTCAATTTAGTTTCCGTAGAACAAATAAAGATAATCAAGGAAGGAAAAAAACTAAAACGGCAGTGATTGACATACACAAGCTTCATAAGATGAAGCAGGGAAAAGTTTCTGCGTGGACCATGAAGATGTTAGTTGATGTGATATCAAATAAAGGGCTGTCTACAATTTCCGATGCCCTAGATGAGAGCGATTTTGATGGAAATGCTGAACAGACTGACAAGGAGATAACCAGCGAGATGGAAGCTATAGCTGCTGCCTATCACATCTTCAAGAATGTGGCTCAGTCTGATTGCCT ATACATTGATGAATTAGACCTAAGAAGATTTATGATAAAGGAGGAGGTTGATTATGTGTTTCCATTGATTGATGTGGCTGAGACAGGACAAATAGACAAGAAAGCTTTGACAGAATGGGTG GTTAAGGTTTATAATGGTCGAAAAGCTCTGGCTCATGCTTTAAATGATACCAAAACAGCAGTAAAGCAATTGAATACCCTTCTGACAGGAATCCTAATTATTATGATGAGTATTGTGTGGCTACTTTTGGTGGAAATTGCAACAACGAAAGTACTCTTGTTTTTCTCATCACAGCTTGTTGCAGCAGCCTTTTTGTTTGGAAATACTTGCAAGACTATATTTGAAGCTATCATATTTGTATTTGTGATGCATCCATTTGATGTTGGTGATCGTTGTGTTGTTGATGGTGTTCAG ATGGTAGTAGAAGAGATGAATATTCTAACAACAGTGTTTTTGAGATTTGATAATGAGAAGATATACTACCCAAATTCAGTGTTGGCTACCAAAGCCATCAGCAATTTCTACAGGAGCCCGGATATGGGAGACTCATTAGAATTTTCCATTGATTTCATGACGCCAGTGGAGAAGATTGGGGATTTAAAAGAGAAAATTTTAAA GTATTTAGAGCGAACACCGCAATATTGGCATCCTAACCATAATTTGGTGGTGAAGGAAATTGAAAACGTAAACAAGATAAAGATGGCACTCTTTTTCAATCATACCATAAACTTTCAAGATTTCCCAGAGAAGAGCAGACGAAGATCAGAACTGGTCATTGAGATAAAAAAGATATTTGATGAGCTGAATATCAGATATAATCTGCTTCCCCAAGAAATTCACCTA GCTCTACGAGATGAGGCTACAACGGTTCTGTAA
- the LOC141672739 gene encoding mechanosensitive ion channel protein 10-like isoform X1, with protein MDANGKNKNRREISMTDSYKSSEVVVMVSGEERDANSSPHRVSDDLPIGNVKFASTSSPSHENARFSPSPNRLPKIPTKETIIRRKSLSRSVYSKPKSRFGEQPVSVDLNMFEESRSLMPEQMNSSGNSPIINPSSASPNNKVVSANNSFRDIMMRNVSITTPRTPLMASARRVDEDEEIYKKVSTQNKLKYKKVKIKVLIEWLVFLLILGNLIACLTIDKLHHTTIWGLEIWKWCLLVMVIFSGLLFSAWFMHFVVLLVELNFLLRKKVLYFVHGLKRSARVCLWLTLVLITWLSLFNHAIKRSKSAGKVLFYITWTIVSLLIGSVLWLLKTLVLKMLASSFHVTTFFDRIQESIFHQYVLQVLSGPPLLESAEMLQRTNTAQFSFRRTNKDNQGRKKTKTAVIDIHKLHKMKQGKVSAWTMKMLVDVISNKGLSTISDALDESDFDGNAEQTDKEITSEMEAIAAAYHIFKNVAQSDCLYIDELDLRRFMIKEEVDYVFPLIDVAETGQIDKKALTEWVVKVYNGRKALAHALNDTKTAVKQLNTLLTGILIIMMSIVWLLLVEIATTKVLLFFSSQLVAAAFLFGNTCKTIFEAIIFVFVMHPFDVGDRCVVDGVQMVVEEMNILTTVFLRFDNEKIYYPNSVLATKAISNFYRSPDMGDSLEFSIDFMTPVEKIGDLKEKILKYLERTPQYWHPNHNLVVKEIENVNKIKMALFFNHTINFQDFPEKSRRRSELVIEIKKIFDELNIRYNLLPQEIHLVKSEAPHNYIS; from the exons ATGGATGCAAATGGTAAGAATAAAAATAGGAGAGAAATAAGTATGACTGATAGCTATAAAAGCAGTGAAGTTGTTGTAATGGTCTCTGGTGAAGAAAGAGATGCAAATAGTTCGCCACATAGAGTTTCAGATGATTTGCCTATTGGAAATGTGAAGTTTGCATCAACTAGTTCTCCTTCCCATGAAAATGCTAGGTTTAGTCCAAGTCCGAATAGACTTCCCAAAATCCCCACAAAAGAAACCATAATACGACGAAAATCGCTTTCCAGATCAGTGTACTCAAAACCTAAATCAAGATTTGGAGAACAACCAGTGTCTGTTGATTTGAATATGTTTGAAGAAAGTAGATCATTGATGCCAGAGCAGATGAATTCAAGCGGTAATTCACCTATTATAAACCCGTCAAGTGCTTCCCCCAACAATAAAGTGGTTTCTGCTAATAATTCTTTCAGAGACATAATGATGAGGAATGTGTCTATAACTACTCCGAGGACGCCTTTGATGGCTTCTGCAAGAAGAGtggatgaagatgaagagatTTACAAAAAGGTCAGTACTCAAAACAAGTTGAAGTACAAGAAGGTCAAAATTAAGGTTTTGATTGAATGGCTAGTCTTTCTGTTAATTTTGGGGAATTTGATTGCTTGCCTGACTATCGATAAGTTACACCATACAACTATATGGGGTTTGGAGATATGGAAATGGTGTCTTCTAGTAATGGTAATCTTTTCTGGTTTGTTGTTCTCTGCCTGGTTTATGCATTTCGTTGTTCTGTTGGTTGAACTGAACTTTTTGTTAAGAAAGAAGGTGTTATATTTTGTCCACGGTCTAAAGAGGAGTGCTCGGGTTTGTCTGTGGTTGACTTTGGTTCTTATAACTTGGCTTTCATTGTTCAATCATGCGATTAAGCGGTCAAAAAGTGCCGGAAAGGTTCTGTTTTATATTACCTGGACCATTGTTTCCCTGCTCATTGGTTCAGTCTTGTGGCTTCTGAAGACATTGGTCCTTAAAATGTTGGCATCGTCTTTTCACGTTACCACATTTTTTGATAGAATTCAGGAATCAATTTTTCATCAGTATGTTCTCCAGGTCCTCTCAGGGCCTCCCCTTCTGGAATCAGCAGAAATGCTCCAAAGAACAAATACTGCTCAATTTAGTTTCCGTAGAACAAATAAAGATAATCAAGGAAGGAAAAAAACTAAAACGGCAGTGATTGACATACACAAGCTTCATAAGATGAAGCAGGGAAAAGTTTCTGCGTGGACCATGAAGATGTTAGTTGATGTGATATCAAATAAAGGGCTGTCTACAATTTCCGATGCCCTAGATGAGAGCGATTTTGATGGAAATGCTGAACAGACTGACAAGGAGATAACCAGCGAGATGGAAGCTATAGCTGCTGCCTATCACATCTTCAAGAATGTGGCTCAGTCTGATTGCCT ATACATTGATGAATTAGACCTAAGAAGATTTATGATAAAGGAGGAGGTTGATTATGTGTTTCCATTGATTGATGTGGCTGAGACAGGACAAATAGACAAGAAAGCTTTGACAGAATGGGTG GTTAAGGTTTATAATGGTCGAAAAGCTCTGGCTCATGCTTTAAATGATACCAAAACAGCAGTAAAGCAATTGAATACCCTTCTGACAGGAATCCTAATTATTATGATGAGTATTGTGTGGCTACTTTTGGTGGAAATTGCAACAACGAAAGTACTCTTGTTTTTCTCATCACAGCTTGTTGCAGCAGCCTTTTTGTTTGGAAATACTTGCAAGACTATATTTGAAGCTATCATATTTGTATTTGTGATGCATCCATTTGATGTTGGTGATCGTTGTGTTGTTGATGGTGTTCAG ATGGTAGTAGAAGAGATGAATATTCTAACAACAGTGTTTTTGAGATTTGATAATGAGAAGATATACTACCCAAATTCAGTGTTGGCTACCAAAGCCATCAGCAATTTCTACAGGAGCCCGGATATGGGAGACTCATTAGAATTTTCCATTGATTTCATGACGCCAGTGGAGAAGATTGGGGATTTAAAAGAGAAAATTTTAAA GTATTTAGAGCGAACACCGCAATATTGGCATCCTAACCATAATTTGGTGGTGAAGGAAATTGAAAACGTAAACAAGATAAAGATGGCACTCTTTTTCAATCATACCATAAACTTTCAAGATTTCCCAGAGAAGAGCAGACGAAGATCAGAACTGGTCATTGAGATAAAAAAGATATTTGATGAGCTGAATATCAGATATAATCTGCTTCCCCAAGAAATTCACCTAGTTAAGTCTGAAGCACCACATAATTACATCTCCTAA